The window CCGGTCCTGTGCATCCTTTACCACATCGCTGGGACGGTCTCCGCCAATCCAGGAGTAGACCTTAATCCGTTCCCTGGCGGCCCCACCCATCAAATCATAGATGGGGGCATTATAATATTTTCCTTTAATATCCCAAAGTGCGATCTCAAGACCGGAGATGATCGTCATATTAATCGGGCCGCCGCGGAAAAATACACGGTATAATTCCTGCCAGAGAGTTTCAATCTCCAACGGATTTCTTCCAATCAGCCGTTTTGCCATTTCCTTTGTACCGGCTACCACTGTCTCGGTCTTCGTTCCGGAAACCATCTCCCCCCAGCCCTCAATGCCCTCGTCAGTGACTATTTTCACAAAAATCCACCGGGGTTTTACTGTATATACGATTACGTCTGTTATTTTCATACTTCTGCTCCTAAACTTACAGCTTCCTTCTGCTTTTTCTCTTCTAATATTCTGGCTCTTTTCTTGTTCAAATTACTCATAAATACCCAGGTACCGGCGATAGCTGCAAGCAATACCGGAATGCTGATGACCAGATTGCTGATAAATGCTTTGTAAACTAAAAAACTCACAGTCAGGCTGGTTGCCGCAAACGAGGTTATGTAACTTCCATCTGCTGCCAGATTTAAGCCAACACTGGTTGCTAACTCGGTAAGAACCGGTGCGGTAGCAGTACCGGCAAGCAATATCACACCAGTACAAACAAGCCCCATGATAATATTCTTAAATAAATTGCCCCTTGTAATGGCCACCACCAATGCAACACGGAAGGTTACAACTGCCAGATCAGCAAACGGCAGAACACGGTTTCCAGGCAGAACAGCTGCCATTAAAATAGTTAAGGGTATAACAATCAACGATGTTGTAATAACATCCGGATTACCAACTACCACTGCAGCATCCAGTCCAATAAGAAATTTTCTGCCTTTAAATTTGCTTTGAGTGAATTTTTTTGCCGCCTCGGAAATTGGCATTAAGCCTTCCATAAATAAAGAGGTCATCTTAGGAATCAAGACCATAACTGCAGCCATATTCACCCCCAATGCCAGGATTCCTGATACCGGATATTTTGCCAGGGCACCAATGATACAGCCTAATATCAATCCCATCATGGT of the Lacrimispora indolis DSM 755 genome contains:
- a CDS encoding PTS galactitol transporter subunit IIC: MQIIYSIFNTILAAGAVVMLPIIITVIGLIFRVKLAKAFRSGLTIGIGFAGINLVINMMKSNLGPAAQAMVENFGIKLDILDVGWGAIAAVTWSSPIIAILIFCILATNIIMLVLKATDTLDVDIWNYHHMAIVGIMVYYVTKSIPLGIAATVVMAVITFKLSDWTAPLVEDYFGIPGVSLPTMSALSSVIIAAPLNWLLDRIPGINKLNFDVKNAKKYLGFFGEPTMMGLILGCIIGALAKYPVSGILALGVNMAAVMVLIPKMTSLFMEGLMPISEAAKKFTQSKFKGRKFLIGLDAAVVVGNPDVITTSLIVIPLTILMAAVLPGNRVLPFADLAVVTFRVALVVAITRGNLFKNIIMGLVCTGVILLAGTATAPVLTELATSVGLNLAADGSYITSFAATSLTVSFLVYKAFISNLVISIPVLLAAIAGTWVFMSNLNKKRARILEEKKQKEAVSLGAEV